The region GGCTTCAACCAGGTCCTTATCCTTATCCAACATCCACACCTCATGCCCGGCCTTAGCCAGTCTCTCTCCAAAAAGACCACCTATCGCCCCTGAACCTACCACGACAATCTTCATTTTCTGCCCTCCCTTTTTGATTTCGGATGGCGGATTTTTCAGCCTTGTTCATCGCCAATTGGTATCAACTCCGCCCTCATTTGGAACACAGATTACCCCCCTCTTTTTCTGATTGGACAGATGAAAATAATTCCCGAGGATTTATGTAATCGGTGAAATCTATTGCCTTGTCAAGTTAGTATTTGTGGGTAGAGCCTCTTTTCCCCCTCACCCTACCTCTCCCCTCAGGGGAGAGGGTAGGGTGAGGGGGATTGCTTCTACAAGAGACCAACCTATCAAATCAAATCTGACAGGATACTAGCAGCCTGTTGGAGTGGTTAATTCTCCGACAAGATTTGCCCTAAATATAGGGGGTATTCTCCTGCATACTACAACATATAGTGGTCTGGCCGCTTGTGAGATATCCTCTCCGACAGGCTGCTGGGTGCCTCTTTTTATTTGGCTGAGTAGTTACGCCGATTTTTCATTCCGCCATCCGCCATCACTTGGCCGGTTCGACTACCCAGACAGTACAATTCTTTGCCTCCCTGACCACTTTTTGAGAAACACTGCCATAAAGAAACTCTTCGGCTTTAGAAATCCCTCTTCGGCCAATAACCACGGTCCCAAAGTGTTCCCTTTCGAGGTAGTCAAGGATACTTTCAGCCGCTGTATCGTGTCTGCCTTTATCTATTTCAATCCTGATCCTTTCCGGGTTAAAACCGGCCTCAATAAAATCATTCTTTACCTCTATTAATATATCCTTCATCTTTTTTAACTTATCTTCATCAGAAATTCCTCTGAGCTTCTTTTCTTCGTTAGATTTAGCCTTTGGAACCACGTGGAGTAAAAGCAACTCAAACCCTCTGTCTTGGCTCCCCAAGATGTAACGCACATAATTTGAGGCTGCTTTGTAATCTATGGAATCATCTATCGGGATAAGTATCTTGTTCTTTT is a window of bacterium DNA encoding:
- a CDS encoding universal stress protein — protein: MKSTEKKNKILIPIDDSIDYKAASNYVRYILGSQDRGFELLLLHVVPKAKSNEEKKLRGISDEDKLKKMKDILIEVKNDFIEAGFNPERIRIEIDKGRHDTAAESILDYLEREHFGTVVIGRRGISKAEEFLYGSVSQKVVREAKNCTVWVVEPAK